From the Telopea speciosissima isolate NSW1024214 ecotype Mountain lineage chromosome 9, Tspe_v1, whole genome shotgun sequence genome, the window TTTTAAGCAGTAAATTCTGAAATTCTtttgtaggtcaaactacggtcctgggatcaagtcatggttcccctaggaaaccaattataaatcaattagggtattgcacgccctgggttagcccatggttgcccatggacGCCCTAttgaaattttagggtttcccatggtcgtccatgggaaccctggtgcatcccaattagggtttggtctaataaaccaatgccctgcccttttcttttgtatcccatgcaattatagaacccaaaagagatggagaaattcatctcgaatccatcacatggaaagagggatccatcccatatcCGAATGCACAACGGAAATAAATTGATTCGGGTGTTTTTTCGAATCCcataaataatcaataattaaaatcaagagGAATTAATAAATaactgctaacctgatgagcctcaagtgttgctcctccaatagacagtggttcttcacccaatgagcactccaagtaaacagatctgaacctccaatggtgcagccaaggttcttcaagccaatcccagatactattcagttcttcaagcacagatctgggtttctaaaaccctaactctcaatcatagtagagagaaacaagaagaagaagaagagatcacaagagggagagagagagaccaaaacacatccaaGAGGGGGCAGCCAGAAAAATGTGGAGACTTGGCTcccctcctgcgttttggtcccctatttataataatggggtttaattaaatccctgGATGGATTTAGATAAAACCCTgtgagagtttgactctctctctctctctttgtttgacagctctgtttaaactcaaagtgcttctaataggtgaagaagcagaatctaataggggatggtttaattagttactttgtttaaatttatggataattacaatcaacaccatatccattaattaaataaaaaatcaattaatataataaattccaaataactccctacatgataataaattatcatgtacaacccccaactaatcaacaccatcattgtagaatctagggcatgtacacttgtactgtcaaaccccattccatagcacatgtccatataagagcgtctgtgcatctgatcgggtcccgcaaaactcgataaaacactttgttcaagtaatcatatataatctattattttatgtaaaatagattttgcaaaaatcatttccaaaacggcactagaTCCAAATTCCGATCCGActatacacagacaatctcaatcttggtgttccctaatcgggcagtggtgaccacgttgagtaactccttcactcacaaagtattcacgcattcccagaacatcggctttgactcacttgagtctcagtcattaatgaaccaaagaatgcgatcacactttgcagcgacagggtttcctcaggtaaagggtgtaggtgacacatgtctatcccttcctacatctgacagtaatacatgagggaatcgacaaagtagattctttgccaatacacacatcaatcatgtgagtactcgcatttgtaccctgacatcacatgtctaggcatacccaatacgacgaccatatgataagggtgcccaacacaaaccctagtcatgactaacattttaagtaaaacttacagacacataatgctcaaaaaatttatatcacatgtgataatattaaaccaaaatgtataaaagttcaatacaaagtaaaattggattgaaccggactgaaacgggtttgatggacacacaaatcCAACATCTTTCTCATTTACTTAtattttttccatattttaaGTAACGGGAAGTGTGTTATTCCATCAAGGTGAGTCTTAATTGATCGATGATTTCTTAAATTTATGGGTTAGTTCTTGTTGCTCTAACATATGATAATTTGTGGTTTACTTGGATGAATAATGATGATGCAGCTCAGTGGTACAGGCAGGGCCTTAGGCATGGCTATGGAGTGTATAGGTTCTACACGATGTTTATGCAGGAACCAAAACCCTAGCACATCCAAGACTCAAgaatacctgcaactcatcttcctcaaacgatttggggaagatgagttgcatttttttttttgtttcttataagggcaattttgtcagttcactcCATGTTTTAaacgttgttagtcataaactaatGAAATGGGGGCATGTGTTAACGTTTGTGAATCtcagggggtacgtagaattatccaaaattaAGGATATAATTATGCTTTCATTAAAACTCAGGGTGGTATGTATAAATTATcctaaatttattttcaacGGTATCCCAATCTGTAGTTTTAAGAGATTAGTTAGTAAGAGACCATTATTACGTTAATAATTTCTCTTTATGTACGATCGCACAATCTGTATTAAATGTAATCAGATTGACATAAATGCCAATCCAAAATGACATAAAGTCTCCCACACCCCTTTTTGATAGAGTTGATGAGAGAATCTCTCTCGTCTACGAACACCTTTACCGTgtgttttttcatttattttctcgGCATCCAAAACACTGCGCCATAGTCATctaaactttttattttttgggttataAGTGTCATATAACATtctaacaaagaaaagaaaaatatacgAATATGACAACGTGACTCATGGAGATGACCGAGGATCCGAGATCGGGATTCGGGACTTCAGGAGAGAATATCGGTCTATATATGTTCGTGGTAGGATTAAGAGTGGCCAAGCGGAAAGGGTAAAGAACCCTAATAAGAAAAAGATGGACTGAAATCAAAACCCTAGCAGGTAGAGGTAGAACTGCTTTTTAGCATATCAGATAATTCGCCCTTCGTCAACGCCCACCCCCCAAGTTCTTCTACATCCACAACCGCTAAAGGggataagaaaggaaaagaaaaaccaagaaCCGCCCTCCAACTTCCAGACACGGCAACTGGagaaattttacaatttttttttttgcatcttATTGTGACTTTATTTGTTTTCAacgagagaaggagagttacaCGGGGAGGTTCTTGTTCGCCGTCTATAACACGCCATTAACGTACGATTGCAGAGAACTGGATTGGATCCCCGAAAATTACAGCCGGAATTTTTTCCCCCGTAACCAACCGAAGTGGAGACGAAACACGCATCGGGACGCGAAGGTTAGATTACTGTCTCTCGAATACTCGATATGTCCCAGATCATTGGTCTGTACCTCAATCCTTGGTCCAAGTTGTTTGAATTTCGAGCCTTTCTGACTTGGATTCCCTTCCCGGAGCTCCAAAACTGAAACTATGGAATTTACTCAGAAGAGTTAGGTTCGACTTTCAGCTCGTCTGAGCTGTTGATTGTAAGTTGCGAGTGTTTTGATGGAGGGTGGTGATTGAGCccgcccccctccccccctctttgCTGTGGGAAAAATAAAGATACGACTCTGTGGTCTGGAGGTGGGAATTGTGATTAACAGGATAAAGacaacttttatttatttatttatggggagGGGATCGTTGCAcaaccttttgtttttttctccctttatttaattattcatCTTTGCGTAGGAATTGCGAATTGGAGGTTTTGTTGAAGAAATACAAGTACCTAATACGGTAGGCATTTGGGTGTCAGTGGAAAATTCTACACTTAGTAGGTACTTCTACGGGTATTCAAACTCTAGGGCAACGTGAGGTCGTTCGCAGAGTTGATCTTCAGCGCAGGAGAAGAGGGCAACCATTTGCCGTTTTTTCAGTCTGGTTGTTTTTTCTTCTGCGCATCTTTCAGCAAGAAACAATCATGCACGCTCGGCACCGCAGTCCCGGCAGTGGGGTCAGGTCAATGGGAATGGGACTGGCTGCTAGTCGGATCTCGCCAGAAGGTTCAATAAGGGGTCATGGAATGTACAGCATGGAATACCGGAACAACAATCGCAGCTTTGGGCGTGGCCCCCCAAAACCTTATCCACCAACGCAGCTGCCCCGTAGGGGTGACATTTTCATGGAAGCTGGTCGCCTCGCAGCTGAATATTTGGTTTCTCAGGGATTACTACCTCCTAATGTACTTTCGGCAAAGTCTCAGAACGGTagtttgaaaaatcaaatcgaGGATTTGCATGAGTTTAGGTCCCTAGATAGAGAAAGCATGCAGCTACCTCCTGAGGGCAGAATGTCAGCCCTTGCTCGCCTTGGGAATGTTGTTCCTGATACAGGTTCTGGCAGGAGAAGGTACAGTGAGGAATTCAATCCGACGGGATCAAGAAATCATGTGAGAGGAAAGAGGAGGATGGGGCCTTTTAGAAGTTATGTTTCGGATTGGAGCAGCAGTGGAAGGAGTGGGTCATGGTCTGACAAAGCTAAGTTTTCGCAGGATATGGAGGGTGAGGATGATTTTGTTTCTGGATGTCCTAGAGATCAGAGAGCTGGTGTCGATATTGGTTCTGGGACCCCAAAGGTTGTTTCCAGTGAACTGAACTTGAAAGGTGATCCTGCATGCGACTCAGAATCTGAACTAGAAACTTATGAGTTCCCTGATGATACGTGTTCCAAGGGAAGTTCTTCTAGCACCTGGAAAGAACTTCCTCCTGAGACTGATGGGGAAATTTCCAAGGGGTCTGATGATTCAAGGGTTTTTAGTGTGGAAATTGGAGAGGTAAAGGATGGTTCAGGTAACGATGACATTGACAAACAAGGAAGTGAAGAAGATTTCTCTATGCATCATTCATCCTTAGAGGGTGATCAAGTGAGCAAGAATGGCAGTGATTTGCTAAAGCTATGTAGCTTTGCCAAAGTACCTACCAGAACCCGTTCTGCCTTGGCGTATAAGGGCTCGAAGGTTGATCCGATTCCATTGACTAAAGAGGGGAACACATCTGATATTGCACTCCCAAAAGAACACTTTATTGAAGGAACTTTGGGTGCCATGCTGACAAATCATGTGGACAGTTCAAAAGGCATTGATTCTGACATTTCCGGAGCTCCAGCTGTCCAGTCCACGGAGGATGCTGGAGACTTGGATTCTGAATGTTCCATGGGCAGAGGTAAATGCAGGAGGTCTCAATCTTTCCCGGATGGATCTTTCACCCAGCATGAACAGGAATCAGGTGCGTTCGGAAGATCCAGCTCTATGAGCAAGTtaagtggtgagaaaagaatAGGAGAACATGATGACATTAGGGAGGGAACCAAGAAACAAAGAGAATGGCCTTTATCCATGGTCACAGAGATTGATGAGTCCTTCCACCTTCACAATTTGAGTGTAAAGCGGCAATCAAGTTTGCACGGGGAGAGCCTTTCACCTGATGAGGAGGTGGTGGAGGCTGTTGGTCAAGAGGGCTTGGTGGATGATGCTCTCTTTCCAAAAGATGGAGCTAAATCAGGTATTGAGTTCAGGGAAGAGAAGCAGCTTTTTCCTAGTTCATTTAAGATTTGTGACCTTAACCTCATGGAGGCTTCTGATATGAATGAGGGCCATGATGGTGATCCGATTCTTGGCCTTGCCTCCACTTTGGAAATGAGGAAAGAGGCATCAGTGGATGTTGATTTGTCAATAAGTAATACTTGCAATAGATCTGATGACTATGATAGATGTTTGTCTGATACTAAAGAGGCTGCAACAGTTGATGCAACAAATGATTGTGTTAAAGAAGACAATTCGTTCAATACTGCAGAGAGAAAGTAAGTTCTCTAATTGGttcattaatttattaatgTTATCTTTATATGTGGTTTTAACAGCATTTTAAAAGATGTTCGAGGGTTGGGCCTTGAAGAGGCTTAAATTAATGTCTCAAGCATGATAGAAAATAAAGCTAGAAAACTCCTCAAGTGTTGTTATTATAGTTAACTTGTCTTTCCtataatattaatttttatcatatatatttttcatttctttactgatcctttttttaatgattttcaGTTGAAAATTAAACATGTCATAAAAAAAAGTcagtacccagtgcacgaggctctcgccactgtgggggtttggggagggtcataatgtacgcagccttaatcatgtaagactagaaccagaataggtctaatcccaggcaggatcaaatagaaaaccaaaaaagataaccaaagagaacaatgggatctcaaaaGAAATTTTAACTTCTTTCTTGAAAACCGAAGGAAttatatgagggaaccaagagaacaatgagaaTTCAAATAAGGGAACAATTtgcttggttgaagtaacaaataaaaacccacaaatttgtaacctgttgaagcatcaatgatcttgatgtggtaatcttcaagaaatcgatgtgacaatcaATTAAAAGAAATCCCAgtagcttgtagcactcttgaactcgatttgaacaaagttagggtttggattcaataaccgatggaaggggatgtgggaagggaatggctatctcggcctgggcatctcacccgtCCTATCTCaagattttcacaaaggctaaagccaatatttcattaatcaaattcgtgccCAATGCTGGccccccttacaaacttatgtagaagactcaaaaatagacttagacactaaaaaagaaaggcctatcCCTATCCTTAACTTATAcagtaacctaaattgactagaaaagtgaaataataaagaaaacagactcaaaacaggactctaactaaattaatgaagtaaatgccgtttcctactttctaccaaTATTTTAAGCTCATTAAATTGACCAATTACGAAGTAAACCCAtaggatcaaagtcccaatactTATATGACCCAAAcgaaagcttatttccactgaaataagccctaagtgacttatctacatcacttAATATTAAACATgttatattttacatatttatTTGTTGAAGCCAAAGTGCTCATGATGCTTGTACCCCCTGCCCTGAAGATGATGCCTCTCTTTTTAGGCTAGTGCAACACCTTTTATTGTGGAAAATGCTGGATTAAAGATAATAGATCTGTACTTTTGTctggtttattttttttgtctacTTTTTACTGTTTTTAGATAAATTTATAGCTGAAGGAACTCTTTTTGTATACATTCCGATGGACATATCCTGTTCCTCCTGTATTTGGTTTCTTAACTGCTGGTTCTCTTATAAGATTGTTGATGTTTAACGATACAGGAGTGGAACTGTGTATTCAAGCCTTGAAAACTTTCCAAGCCACACAGAGACTACTGGTGATCTTCCTGATGTTCAGGATGGTTATGGTCTCATGATTTCTGAGTTGCTTGGCACTGATATCTCAAATTGTTCATCAGTACAAACAAATATTTCTGGTCTGCACACTGAAATGAGTCTTCATAATGGAGAGGTACTATTGTAAAATTGATAGAAGTTGCATTTGATCAATTCTTTCCTTATCCATATTTACAGTGGTGGCTTGATACTTATTATGATTTCATTCTCATTTAGTTGCACTGCAGTGTGGGTTCGAATGATTAATTATTTGTTGATTGCTTCTTGTTTCTCACTTATTTCAGGGTATTCTTGGCGACGATGACCCAATATATCTATCTCTGGGAGAAATACCAATAAGTATGCCAGATATTTAGTTGAATggtattattgttttctttataTCCATCTGTTTCATGGTTGATCTGCCTAGGGGAATGTATACCTTCCTTTTCTGAATTCTGAAGAATAATTTTGTTCATGTGGGTTGAAAGTGCCTGCTAGCTTACTTGGTAAGGTCTTTGGCTTGTAGTAAAGACCTGGGATTGAATCCTCTGTTTTCATCTTCCAATCTCGTATTCCCCAACTTCCCCCCTCCTCAAAGAATAAAACTTCCTTTTGGTTTCGTATCTTCTGGAAtttaaaaaagagaggagaCCAAATTTGCCATACAATCCTGGGAATGGTATGGTGGCTTAAAGAACTGCTTATAACTAAGGCTTTAATGGCCTAATGGGGATCAGTACGTGACTTAAAACAGATATGACAGTTAACAAGCATCATTTCATTAATTGAAAAACTTAGTGGAGAAAATTATACTATTTGTCTCTCACCAATTATCTTTCATGGACAATGGAAGGTTCATCAAATGGAACTTAGTTCTAATCTTACTTGAGAGGTCAAAATAAGTATACTAGTTCAGAATCAGAGTTGGGAGAATAATATGACTTGTCATCAATGACAGaggtccactttatttatagagAGAATTATAGCCCAAGGACAAACTAGTCAAAGAGGGaaaataataaaaccctaaagtaaagagagaatattccaatcccacggttctcaacactccccctcaagttggtgcaaatatattGAACATGTCCAACTTGGATACCAGTGGGTGGAAATGTGGAATACCTTAAAATTCTAGCCCTTAGTAAATACATCAGCTAGTTGATTAATAGAACTAACAAATGAAATACAGATGACTCCTTGTtcaagcttctctttgatgaagtgtttgtcaatctcaacatgttttgtCCTGTCATGCTGGATAGGGTTGTGAGcgatactgatggcagccttgttgtcacaatagagttGCGTAGGATCTTCATAAGCAATTCCCAGGTCACTCAATAATCTCTTGAGCCACATGAGTTCAGAAATCCCCTGTGCTATGGCACGAAATTCGGCTTCTGCATTGGAGCGAGAGACGACTGactatttcttgctactccgCATGACAAGATTTCCTCCAAGGAAGGAACAATAACCAGAAATGGATTGCATATCATCGATGGATCTTGCCCAATCAGCATATGTGAATATTTCCAGCTTTAAGTTCCCATTGTTGGATAAGAGAATTCCCTTCCCAGGGGTAGATTTTAAATACCTCAGTATACAATGTACTGCATCAAGGTGAGATGTCCTGGGATCATGGAGAAATCTATTGACGATGCCTACAACATtggcaatatctggtctagtATGTGACAGGTAAATCAACCGTCCAACAAGTCTCTGGTATTGCTCTCTATCAACAAGGTTACTCATGTCACTGCATAACTAATGATTGACCTCAATAGGAGAATCTGTAGGCTTGCAACCTAACATGCCACTTTCTTAAAGAAGGTCTAAGGCATACTTTCGTTGGGAGATGAAAAGGCCCTTGTTTGACcttgcaacttcaatcccaagaaaatacctaaGAGATCCCAAATACTTGGTTTCAAACTCCTTTGCAAGTAGTGATTTTAGATGGGAATTTCATTATTGCTATTCCTagtgatcactatatc encodes:
- the LOC122639956 gene encoding uncharacterized protein At4g26450 isoform X2, which gives rise to MHARHRSPGSGVRSMGMGLAASRISPEGSIRGHGMYSMEYRNNNRSFGRGPPKPYPPTQLPRRGDIFMEAGRLAAEYLVSQGLLPPNVLSAKSQNGSLKNQIEDLHEFRSLDRESMQLPPEGRMSALARLGNVVPDTGSGRRRYSEEFNPTGSRNHVRGKRRMGPFRSYVSDWSSSGRSGSWSDKAKFSQDMEGEDDFVSGCPRDQRAGVDIGSGTPKVVSSELNLKGDPACDSESELETYEFPDDTCSKGSSSSTWKELPPETDGEISKGSDDSRVFSVEIGEVKDGSGNDDIDKQGSEEDFSMHHSSLEGDQVSKNGSDLLKLCSFAKVPTRTRSALAYKGSKVDPIPLTKEGNTSDIALPKEHFIEGTLGAMLTNHVDSSKGIDSDISGAPAVQSTEDAGDLDSECSMGRGKCRRSQSFPDGSFTQHEQESGAFGRSSSMSKLSGEKRIGEHDDIREGTKKQREWPLSMVTEIDESFHLHNLSVKRQSSLHGESLSPDEEVVEAVGQEGLVDDALFPKDGAKSGIEFREEKQLFPSSFKICDLNLMEASDMNEGHDGDPILGLASTLEMRKEASVDVDLSISNTCNRSDDYDRCLSDTKEAATVDATNDCVKEDNSFNTAERKSGTVYSSLENFPSHTETTGDLPDVQDGYGLMISELLGTDISNCSSVQTNISGLHTEMSLHNGEGILGDDDPIYLSLGEIPISMPDI
- the LOC122639956 gene encoding uncharacterized protein At4g26450 isoform X1; the protein is MHARHRSPGSGVRSMGMGLAASRISPEGSIRGHGMYSMEYRNNNRSFGRGPPKPYPPTQLPRRGDIFMEAGRLAAEYLVSQGLLPPNVLSAKSQNGSLKNQIEDLHEFRSLDRESMQLPPEGRMSALARLGNVVPDTGSGRRRYSEEFNPTGSRNHVRGKRRMGPFRSYVSDWSSSGRSGSWSDKAKFSQDMEGEDDFVSGCPRDQRAGVDIGSGTPKVVSSELNLKGDPACDSESELETYEFPDDTCSKGSSSSTWKELPPETDGEISKGSDDSRVFSVEIGEVKDGSGNDDIDKQGSEEDFSMHHSSLEGDQVSKNGSDLLKLCSFAKVPTRTRSALAYKGSKVDPIPLTKEGNTSDIALPKEHFIEGTLGAMLTNHVDSSKGIDSDISGAPAVQSTEDAGDLDSECSMGRGKCRRSQSFPDGSFTQHEQESGAFGRSSSMSKLSGEKRIGEHDDIREGTKKQREWPLSMVTEIDESFHLHNLSVKRQSSLHGESLSPDEEVVEAVGQEGLVDDALFPKDGAKSGIEFREEKQLFPSSFKICDLNLMEASDMNEGHDGDPILGLASTLEMRKEASVDVDLSISNTCNRSDDYDRCLSDTKEAATVDATNDCVKEDNSFNTAERNAHDACTPCPEDDASLFRSGTVYSSLENFPSHTETTGDLPDVQDGYGLMISELLGTDISNCSSVQTNISGLHTEMSLHNGEGILGDDDPIYLSLGEIPISMPDI